From Hymenobacter sedentarius, a single genomic window includes:
- a CDS encoding SusC/RagA family TonB-linked outer membrane protein — MKKSVPKLNGLAVPALLGGLLLLPVVGQATSLAPESRSAALLHADDAPVTGRITDESGAGIPGVTVLVKGTSTATQTDADGRYSIVAPAGATLVFSFVGYASQEVAVGGRTSIDAKLAVDAQGLSEVVVVGYLTQNRQNVSSAVSSLDVKEATKAPVPTVTQALQGRLPGVQVQGSGGPGAAPVVTIRGIGTLGAAGSSPLYVIDGLWTFNIRDLNTNDIESLTVLKDASSTAVYGSSGANGVILITTKKGKAGRPSVSFNGYRGFDQVYKRYNLTNASQWADRAVIAYSNAGLNPLNNGQNGLAGAVKGPGGAFNPNIDTDWQKEFFQTGTLEDYNVAFSGGNVGEKSASNFLISGEYFHQEGIVKGPDFQRFSLRLNSGLTRGRFKFQQNAQLTHLDVTLLNGGPFIDVLTIIPTIPVHDPANEGGFGTGSPILNTFATNPIGAQELLRRTQADNRLAGNASLDVSIFDFLSYRLNAAIDGHMYSNADAQKSGILRQNTRINTSSLNEFLGYDVFLLAENTLNFTKNFGDHHVNVLGGYSEQRYRQHNVQAGTQGFTSLPQYYFELDAGSTKGVIGGSTTENAKRSFFSQATYDYKNRYLISGSFRRDGSSKFAPQNRWANFGAASLGWRISEEDFFKSALPQVNNLKLRVSYGGNGNDGLAGRYGGNYLTTPIIGQNVNYVIGTGQTIVNGSTQLALSSPDLQWEERFTKNGGLDLSVLDNRLTLSADYYIAETRKALAPVQVPTYLGHFGDVLYQNAGNIENRGFELALGYHAGKKDFTYGADFTLTTIKNKITALPVKGQAFEGGEGVTRSELGTGLGEFYLIPFAGIFQSKEEVLAYKNAAGTVIQPYASAGDVRYTDVNGDGKIDNADRVYSGSAIPKLQLGLNLNAAYKGFDLSLFLQSATGNKIYNTARVALESYNGPNNYNADVTPWSPSNPSTTTPRLLQGGGATPDLIAAAASNARFNSTRWLEDGSYLRLKNVQLGYTFPQTMTSFMPSLGSVRVYVTGRNVVTFTKYTGFDPEITGTGFYSRGVDNSAYPNVRSFIGGLQVNF, encoded by the coding sequence ATGAAAAAGTCAGTACCCAAGTTAAATGGGTTAGCAGTACCAGCCTTGCTCGGAGGCTTGCTACTGCTGCCTGTGGTTGGCCAGGCAACTTCCCTGGCACCCGAAAGCCGGTCGGCCGCCTTGCTGCATGCCGACGATGCCCCCGTTACCGGGCGGATTACCGATGAGAGCGGCGCGGGCATTCCCGGCGTTACGGTGCTGGTGAAAGGCACCAGTACGGCCACGCAAACCGACGCCGACGGCCGCTACAGCATTGTGGCGCCCGCCGGGGCCACGTTGGTGTTCTCTTTCGTGGGCTATGCCTCACAAGAAGTGGCCGTGGGCGGCCGCACCAGCATCGACGCAAAACTAGCGGTAGACGCCCAGGGCTTGTCGGAAGTAGTGGTAGTGGGGTACCTGACCCAGAACCGCCAAAATGTGAGCAGCGCCGTGAGCAGCCTCGACGTGAAAGAAGCCACCAAGGCGCCCGTGCCCACCGTTACGCAAGCCCTGCAGGGCCGTTTGCCCGGCGTGCAGGTGCAGGGCTCGGGCGGACCGGGGGCTGCCCCAGTGGTCACCATTCGGGGAATTGGCACGCTGGGCGCGGCCGGCAGTTCGCCGCTGTACGTGATTGACGGGCTATGGACGTTCAACATCCGGGATTTGAACACCAACGATATTGAGTCGCTCACGGTGCTGAAGGACGCTTCCTCCACCGCGGTGTACGGCTCGAGCGGCGCCAACGGGGTGATACTTATTACCACGAAGAAAGGCAAGGCGGGCCGCCCTTCGGTTAGCTTCAACGGCTACCGCGGCTTCGACCAGGTGTACAAGCGCTACAACCTGACCAACGCCAGCCAGTGGGCCGACCGCGCGGTGATTGCCTACAGCAACGCCGGGCTCAACCCCTTGAACAACGGCCAGAACGGCCTCGCCGGGGCCGTAAAAGGACCGGGCGGCGCCTTTAACCCCAACATTGACACCGACTGGCAGAAAGAGTTCTTCCAGACGGGCACGCTTGAGGACTACAACGTGGCGTTTTCGGGCGGCAACGTTGGCGAAAAGAGCGCCAGCAACTTCCTGATTTCCGGCGAGTACTTTCACCAGGAGGGCATTGTGAAGGGCCCGGACTTTCAGCGCTTTAGCCTACGCCTCAACTCGGGCCTGACCCGCGGCCGGTTCAAGTTTCAGCAAAACGCGCAGCTCACCCACCTCGACGTGACGCTGCTCAACGGCGGCCCGTTCATCGATGTGCTGACCATCATCCCGACCATTCCGGTGCACGACCCGGCCAATGAGGGCGGTTTTGGTACCGGCTCGCCGATACTCAACACCTTTGCCACCAACCCCATTGGGGCACAGGAGCTGCTGCGGCGCACCCAGGCCGATAACCGGCTGGCGGGCAACGCCAGCCTGGACGTGTCTATCTTCGACTTCCTGAGCTACCGGCTCAACGCGGCCATCGACGGGCACATGTACAGCAACGCCGATGCGCAAAAGTCGGGCATCCTGCGCCAGAACACCCGCATCAACACGTCGTCGCTGAACGAGTTCCTGGGCTACGACGTGTTCCTGCTGGCCGAAAACACGCTGAATTTCACCAAGAACTTCGGCGACCACCACGTAAACGTGCTGGGCGGCTACTCGGAGCAGCGCTACCGGCAGCACAACGTGCAGGCCGGCACGCAGGGCTTCACCAGCCTGCCCCAGTACTACTTTGAGCTGGATGCCGGCTCAACGAAGGGCGTAATCGGCGGCTCTACCACCGAGAATGCCAAACGCTCCTTCTTCAGCCAGGCTACCTACGACTACAAAAACCGCTACCTGATTTCGGGCAGCTTCCGCCGCGACGGCTCTTCTAAATTTGCGCCGCAAAACCGGTGGGCGAACTTCGGGGCCGCCTCGTTGGGCTGGCGCATCAGCGAAGAAGACTTCTTCAAGTCGGCCCTGCCTCAGGTCAACAACCTGAAGCTGCGCGTGAGCTACGGCGGCAATGGCAACGACGGCCTGGCCGGTCGCTACGGCGGCAACTACCTCACCACGCCCATCATCGGCCAGAACGTGAACTACGTGATTGGCACGGGCCAAACCATTGTGAACGGCTCAACGCAGCTGGCCCTGAGCAGCCCCGACCTGCAGTGGGAGGAGCGGTTTACCAAAAATGGCGGCCTGGACCTGAGTGTCCTTGACAACCGCCTCACCTTGTCGGCCGACTACTACATCGCCGAGACCCGCAAGGCCCTGGCGCCAGTGCAGGTGCCCACGTACCTGGGCCACTTTGGCGACGTGCTGTACCAGAACGCCGGCAACATCGAAAACCGGGGCTTCGAACTGGCGTTGGGCTACCACGCCGGCAAGAAGGACTTTACCTACGGCGCCGACTTCACGCTGACCACCATCAAAAACAAGATTACGGCGCTGCCCGTGAAGGGGCAGGCCTTTGAAGGCGGCGAGGGCGTGACCCGTTCGGAGCTGGGCACTGGCCTGGGCGAGTTTTACCTGATTCCCTTCGCCGGCATTTTCCAGTCGAAAGAGGAAGTACTGGCCTACAAGAACGCGGCGGGCACCGTTATCCAGCCCTACGCTTCGGCGGGCGACGTGCGCTACACCGACGTGAACGGCGACGGCAAGATTGACAACGCCGACCGGGTGTACTCGGGCAGCGCCATTCCGAAGCTGCAGCTGGGCCTGAACCTGAACGCCGCTTACAAGGGCTTCGACTTGTCGCTGTTTCTGCAGTCGGCCACCGGCAATAAGATTTACAACACGGCGCGCGTGGCGTTGGAGAGCTACAACGGCCCCAACAACTACAACGCCGACGTAACCCCCTGGTCGCCGAGCAACCCCTCGACCACCACGCCTCGCCTGCTGCAGGGCGGCGGCGCCACGCCCGACCTAATTGCCGCGGCCGCTTCCAATGCCCGGTTCAACTCGACGCGGTGGCTGGAAGATGGCAGCTACCTGCGCCTGAAAAACGTGCAGCTCGGCTACACCTTCCCCCAGACCATGACGAGCTTCATGCCCAGCCTGGGCAGTGTGCGGGTGTACGTGACGGGCCGCAACGTGGTGACCTTCACGAAGTACACGGGCTTCGACCCGGAAATTACGGGCACGGGCTTCTACAGCCGTGGTGTCGATAACAGCGCTTACCCCAATGTGCGCAGCTTCATCGGGGGCCTGCAAGTCAACTTCTAA
- a CDS encoding RagB/SusD family nutrient uptake outer membrane protein — translation MKFPKIPALLLAGSLLLTTGCEKDLLDKTNPNAPSTAQFWKTQDDAVKGVYACYSGLQQFACYYRSWHFMVHRSDESYSQSPFVELANFTRFVTPDNNFFISSFAWNDYYRTIFRTNQVVTHVPEISMDGTLKKRLIAEAKFVRALSYFDLVYLFGNVPLIVEEPIVTTRVKQATPAETEAQIIADLQSAIPDLPLSYPDAEKGRATKGSAQALLAKVYMQQRKWAEASALFTSIIDSKQYSLVNNYLDNFTDANENNQESVFEVQFTGAVLEVGQGQDNASSSESHDRPNFFGPPGPTFADVQPRRWLLDEYKDSTVNFAPNSTKKHLIDPRRDISIIHAGNPDKFYGKTFAQWNWNPNQQYWRKYLNDRTRTNENFTSGINHRVIRYADVLLMQAEALTELNQMSAAVPLINQVRQRPSVNLAPLTGTYTQNALRLLIRSERAKELAGEGTRWFDILRWGLMDNQAGIDELKTRDSDFANFRLGISKLLPIPQRDIDIDPGIKQNPGY, via the coding sequence ATGAAATTCCCTAAAATTCCCGCTTTGTTGCTAGCCGGCAGCTTGTTGCTGACCACGGGCTGCGAAAAAGATTTGCTGGACAAAACCAACCCCAACGCGCCCTCCACGGCTCAATTCTGGAAAACCCAGGACGACGCCGTGAAAGGGGTGTACGCCTGCTACTCCGGCCTGCAGCAGTTTGCCTGCTACTACCGCAGCTGGCACTTCATGGTGCACCGCTCCGACGAGTCCTACAGCCAGAGCCCCTTCGTGGAGCTGGCCAACTTCACGCGCTTTGTGACGCCGGACAACAACTTCTTCATCTCGTCTTTCGCCTGGAACGACTACTATCGGACCATTTTCCGGACCAACCAGGTGGTAACACACGTGCCCGAGATTTCGATGGACGGCACCCTGAAAAAGCGCCTGATAGCCGAAGCCAAGTTCGTGCGGGCCCTGTCGTACTTCGACCTGGTGTACCTGTTCGGCAACGTGCCGCTGATAGTGGAGGAGCCCATCGTGACCACCCGCGTGAAGCAGGCCACGCCGGCCGAGACCGAAGCGCAAATCATCGCGGACCTGCAGTCGGCCATCCCCGACCTGCCGTTGTCGTACCCCGACGCCGAGAAGGGCCGCGCCACCAAAGGGTCAGCCCAGGCCTTGCTGGCCAAGGTGTACATGCAGCAGCGCAAGTGGGCCGAGGCCTCTGCGCTCTTCACCAGCATTATCGACTCGAAGCAGTACTCGTTGGTGAACAACTACCTCGACAACTTCACCGATGCCAACGAGAACAACCAGGAATCGGTGTTTGAGGTGCAGTTTACCGGCGCGGTGCTGGAAGTAGGCCAGGGGCAGGACAACGCGTCGTCGTCGGAAAGCCACGACCGTCCCAACTTTTTCGGCCCTCCCGGCCCCACGTTTGCCGACGTGCAGCCCCGCCGCTGGCTGCTGGACGAGTACAAGGACTCGACCGTGAACTTTGCGCCCAACAGCACCAAAAAGCACCTGATTGACCCGCGCCGCGACATCAGCATAATCCACGCCGGCAACCCCGACAAGTTCTACGGCAAAACCTTTGCCCAGTGGAACTGGAACCCCAACCAGCAGTACTGGCGCAAGTACCTCAATGACCGGACCCGCACCAACGAGAACTTCACTTCCGGCATCAACCACCGCGTGATTCGCTACGCCGACGTGCTCCTGATGCAGGCCGAAGCCCTGACGGAACTCAACCAGATGAGCGCCGCCGTGCCGCTCATCAATCAGGTACGCCAGCGCCCTTCCGTGAACCTGGCGCCCCTAACGGGCACCTACACGCAGAACGCGCTACGCCTGCTCATCCGCAGCGAGCGGGCCAAGGAACTGGCCGGCGAAGGCACGCGCTGGTTCGACATTCTGCGCTGGGGCCTGATGGACAACCAAGCCGGCATCGACGAGCTGAAAACCCGCGACTCCGACTTTGCTAACTTCCGCCTGGGCATCTCGAAGCTGCTGCCCATTCCCCAGCGCGATATCGACATCGACCCGGGCATCAAGCAAAACCCGGGGTATTAA
- a CDS encoding family 43 glycosylhydrolase, which translates to MSLSLFVLLRRHLPLLFLLGVLSCKSGGEAAVAPAPPVAPPTSTATFTNPLLASGPDPWVYQKDGYYYYMHTTNTNLRIWKTANMSDLSQTSSVVAWTPPVSGPASGNLWAPELYFLDGKWYIYYSAGPEGTNLGQQRTWVLENTAADPTTGSWVDKGRLYNPTADYWAIDGTVLEQNGNRYFIWSGHNGIDGIQRLYISQMSNPWTLTGPRVELSHPEYSWENVGPPFVNEGPETIKHGGKTFLVYSASFCGTDQYALGLLTASTTADPMLPASWTKSAQPVFSQSPANRAYATGHNAFFKSKDGQEDWIIYHANSNPSEGCVEKRNPRIQKFTWNADGTPSFGVPVAISTPIAKPGGE; encoded by the coding sequence ATGAGTCTATCCCTCTTTGTTCTCTTGCGCCGGCACCTGCCGCTACTGTTCCTGCTGGGCGTGCTCAGCTGCAAAAGCGGCGGTGAGGCGGCGGTGGCGCCGGCCCCGCCGGTCGCGCCGCCCACGAGCACGGCCACCTTCACCAACCCACTGCTGGCCTCCGGGCCCGACCCGTGGGTGTACCAGAAGGACGGCTATTACTACTACATGCACACCACGAACACCAACCTGCGCATCTGGAAAACCGCGAACATGTCGGACCTGTCGCAAACCTCCAGCGTGGTGGCCTGGACGCCGCCGGTGTCCGGCCCGGCCTCGGGCAACCTCTGGGCGCCGGAGCTGTATTTTCTGGATGGCAAGTGGTACATCTACTACTCGGCCGGCCCCGAGGGCACCAACCTGGGCCAGCAGCGCACCTGGGTGCTGGAAAACACCGCCGCCGACCCCACCACGGGCAGCTGGGTGGATAAAGGCCGCCTGTACAATCCAACGGCCGATTATTGGGCCATCGACGGCACGGTGCTGGAGCAAAACGGCAACCGCTACTTCATCTGGTCGGGGCACAACGGCATCGATGGCATTCAGCGCCTCTACATCTCGCAGATGAGCAATCCCTGGACCCTCACGGGCCCGCGGGTGGAGCTCTCGCACCCGGAGTACAGCTGGGAAAACGTGGGCCCGCCCTTCGTGAACGAGGGGCCCGAAACCATCAAGCACGGCGGCAAAACCTTCCTCGTGTACTCGGCCAGCTTCTGCGGTACCGACCAGTACGCGCTGGGCCTGCTCACCGCCAGCACCACCGCCGACCCCATGCTGCCGGCTTCCTGGACAAAATCAGCTCAACCCGTCTTCTCCCAGAGCCCCGCCAACCGGGCCTACGCTACCGGCCACAATGCCTTCTTCAAGTCCAAAGACGGGCAGGAAGACTGGATTATCTACCACGCCAATTCGAACCCCAGCGAAGGCTGCGTCGAAAAGCGCAACCCCCGCATACAGAAGTTCACCTGGAACGCCGACGGCACGCCCAGCTTTGGGGTACCCGTGGCCATCAGCACGCCCATCGCCAAACCCGGCGGGGAGTAG